One window of Pelmatolapia mariae isolate MD_Pm_ZW linkage group LG18, Pm_UMD_F_2, whole genome shotgun sequence genomic DNA carries:
- the ackr4a gene encoding atypical chemokine receptor 4 yields MDFSEEDYDYDNTTYNFTYDDYPAVCEKGDIRSFAALFLPIMYTVCLVVGLAGNVLVMAVYAYHKRLKTMTDAFLTHLAVADLLLLLTLPFWAADAARGWELGEVVCKIVSACYTVNFTCCMLLLACISLDRYLSLVRAQDRDQRRWLQRAFTRKCCWKVCLAVWVTAFLLGLPDLILSEVRQASDRNVCLAVYPSSMARGGKAVLEVVEVLLGFLLPLLVMVTCYWRVGCALRGLPDESRGKKWKALRVLLIVVGVFVMTQLPYNVVKVYRAMDTVYSLVTHCGASKVLDQAAQVTESLALTHCCLNPILYAFVGSSFKMHMMKVAKKFEAKRRKRGSKRTQTNVEEEMEMSFNSHTASQETNTFSI; encoded by the coding sequence ATGGATTTCTCAGAGGAAGACTACGACTATGACAACACCACCTACAACTTCACCTATGATGATTATCCTGCCGTATGCGAGAAAGGGGACATCCGATCTTTCGCAGCCCTCTTCCTGCCCATCATGTACACCGTGTGTCTGGTGGTGGGACTGGCTGGAAACGTTTTAGTCATGGCTGTCTATGCCTACCACAAACGCCTGAAGACCATGACAGATGCCTTCTTGACCCACCTGGCTGTGGCCGACTTGCTCCTGCTCCTCACGCTCCCTTTCTGGGCTGCTGATGCTGCAAGGGGCTGGGAGCTAGGGGAGGTTGTTTGTAAAATCGTGTCCGCCTGCTACACAGTGAATTTCACCTGCTGCATGTTGCTGCTGGCGTGCATCAGCTTAGATCGTTATTTATCGCTGGTCAGAGCACAGGATAGAGACCAAAGACGATGGCTACAGAGGGCGTTTACCAGGAAATGCTGTTGGAAGGTGTGTTTAGCTGTTTGGGTGACAGCTTTCCTCCTTGGCCTTCCTGATTTAATACTCTCAGAAGTGAGGCAGGCATCTGATAGAAATGTCTGTCTAGCCGTCTATCCTTCATCTATGGCTCGAGGAGGTAAAGCTGTCCTAGAGGTGGTCGAGGTGTTGTTGGGATTCCTACTTCCTTTGCTGGTCATGGTGACTTGCTACTGGCGGGTGGGCTGTGCACTCCGGGGCCTCCCTGATGAGAGCAGAGGGAAGAAGTGGAAAGCTCTGCGTGTCCTTCTCATTGTCGTAGGGGTGTTTGTGATGACTCAGCTGCCTTACAACGTGGTTAAGGTGTATCGGGCAATGGATACAGTCTACAGCTTAGTGACCCACTGCGGGGCGAGTAAGGTGCTTGATCAAGCGGCTCAGGTGACAGAAAGCCTGGCTCTCACTCACTGCTGTCTGAACCCGATCCTCTATGCCTTTGTGGGGTCTTCCTTCAAGATGCACATGATGAAAGTGGCCAAGAAGTTTGAAGCGAAGCGAAGGAAGAGGGGAAGCAAAAGAACACAAACTAatgtggaggaggagatggaaatGTCATTCAACTCCCACACTGCATCCCAAGAGACAAACACATTCTCAATATGA
- the e2f5 gene encoding transcription factor E2F5: MEFETTETARSTSSRHEKSLGLLTIKFVSLLQEAKDGVLDLKVAADSLAVKQKRRIYDITNVLEGVGLIEKKNKNVIQWRGENIASQTEEALEQVNVLKAQIAELEAQEKELDNQKAWLEENIKHLNHDPIVNTYKFVTHEDICSAFSGETLLAVVAPAGTQLEVPLPEMSQSGQKKYQVNLRSHCAPIQVMLINRDSESRVPVVFSVPPTDDICQMPTPPSTPASLQRFPLSVSTSNTNTTSCCSQESFCSDHQMVLPEHDDVLTPSATPPDVQMVYHGRPVMGLEQQEMDLVDQEFQSVLDVSSLLKLSATGDHMKDNREGAVDLIDELMSTDGIDYSFNLEDNEGVCDLFDVQILNY, from the exons ATGGAGTTTGAGACGACTGAGACGGCACGCTCGACATCGAGTCGCCATGAGAAAAGTTTGGGGCTCCTCACTATTAAGTTTGTCAGCCTGCTCCAAGAAGCCAAGGACGGCGTCCTTGATTTGAAAGTG GCTGCAGACAGCTTGGCAGTGAAGCAGAAGAGAAGGATATATGATATCACCAATGTACTGGAAGGGGTGGGGCTAAttgagaagaaaaacaagaatgtAATCCAGTGGAg GGGTGAGAACATAGCCAGCCAAACTGAGGAGGCTTTGGAGCAGGTAAATGTCTTAAAGGCCCAAATTGCTGAGCTGGAAGCCCAAGAGAAAGAGCTGGACAACCAGAAGGCCTGGCTGGAGGAGAACATCAAACATTTGAACCATGATCCCATTGTCAACAC ATATAAATTTGTGACGCATGAAGACATCTGCAGCGCTTTTAGTGGAGAAACCCTTCTAGCTGTTGTGGCTCCTGCTGGAACTCAGCTGGAGGTGCCACTGCCAGAAATG agTCAGAGTGGTCAAAAGAAGTACCAGGTGAACCTGCGCAGCCACTGTGCTCCCATTCAGGTCATGCTTATCAACAGAGATTCAGAATCTAGAGTGCCTGTGGTCTTCTCTGTACCCCCCACTGATGACATCTGTCAGATGCCAACTCCACCCAGCACCCCCGCGAGCCTGCAGAGATTCCCTCTTTCAGTTTCCACTTCCAACACCAACACCACCTCCTGCTGCAGCCAGGAGTCTTTCTGCTCAGACCACCAGATGGTGCTGCCAGAACATGATGATGTGCTGACTCCGTCGGCCACCCCTCCTGACGTGCAGATGG TCTATCACGGTCGACCGGTGATGGGGTTGGAGCAGCAGGAGATGGACCTGGTGGACCAGGAGTTCCAGTCTGTTCTGGATGTGAGCAGCCTACTGAAGCTCAGTGCCACTGGAGACCACATGAAGGATAACCGAGAGG GAGCTGTTGACCTGATTGATGAACTCATGTCCACTGATG GTATAGACTACAGCTTCAACCTGGAAGACAACGAGGGAGTGTGTGACCTGTTTGATGTGCAGATCCTGAATTACTGA